The Planifilum fulgidum region GGGGAGCACCTTCAGTTTTCCGGCGGCGGCCATTTCTTCCGCGACACTTTGAAGGAGGAATCCGACGCCTTCGCCTGTCCGGATCCATCGCAGGAGCAGGGACATGTGATCCACTTCGACGAGGGGCAGGAAGTGACGGCCGAAGGCGGCTTTGAACCACTGTTCGAATTCGGTGCCCCAGCCGAGATGGATGAAGGGAAGCGACCGAAGATCTTCCGGGGTCAGCGCTTCCTTGTCCAGGGGAAAATCGGCGGGCCCCGCCAGGCAGAGGGATTCTTCGCGGAGGCGGATCACTTCCAGCCCCGGGTGGTACGGAGGAATGTAAAGGATACCCGCATCCGCCAGCCCGTCGAGCAGTTTTTCCGTGATTTCGTCGGAATGGCCGGTGATGAGCCGGAGGGCGATCTCCGGGTGCTTCCTCCGAAACTTTTTCACCGCGGGAAACAGGATGTAATCCCACAGGGAATGGGGGCTGCCGACAAAAAGTTGTTCCTCGGCCATCCCCTCCATTTGCAGCGCCTTTTCGCTCTCCCGCTTCAGTTCGAGGATGCGCCGGGCGTAGGGCAGGAAATGTTTGCCCGCGGGGGTGAGCTCGATGTGCCGGCTGGTCCGTCGGAACAGCGGCTTTCCCAGGGCTTTTTCCAGCATCTGAATGCGGGTGGTGACGGTGGACTGGACGAGATGGAGGGACTCTGCGGCGCGGGTGAAACTCTTGGTCTTGGCCACCTGCAGGAAAGCTTCCAACTGGCTGATTTCCATTTGGCTCCTCCTTTATCTATCGAGGTATTTGATAGAAACCATCTATATTATTCGTTTAACAAATAGAAAGTCCTGCCGTAAGCTGAAGGGGACAGGACAGTACACGACAGGAGGGATCCTCATGGATTGGAAAGCCTGGCAGCGGAGATGGGACCGGCAGCAGGAGCGGTATCTTCCCTACAGGGAGCAGAGCTTTGAAGCGATGGTTCAATGCGTGGCCGAGGCGGCGCGGGGGAGGGGAAGGGTCTTGGACCTCGCCTGCGGCTGCGGTTCGGTGACCGAGCGCCTTTTGAAAGGGATTCCGGAAATTCAGGTGGTGGGGGTGGACATCGATCCCG contains the following coding sequences:
- a CDS encoding LysR family transcriptional regulator, whose translation is MEISQLEAFLQVAKTKSFTRAAESLHLVQSTVTTRIQMLEKALGKPLFRRTSRHIELTPAGKHFLPYARRILELKRESEKALQMEGMAEEQLFVGSPHSLWDYILFPAVKKFRRKHPEIALRLITGHSDEITEKLLDGLADAGILYIPPYHPGLEVIRLREESLCLAGPADFPLDKEALTPEDLRSLPFIHLGWGTEFEQWFKAAFGRHFLPLVEVDHMSLLLRWIRTGEGVGFLLQSVAEEMAAAGKLKVLPFRPDPPLPGIPVYLVLPKRKRSSDGLDALTNHLLRFFNKGK
- a CDS encoding class I SAM-dependent methyltransferase, which translates into the protein MDWKAWQRRWDRQQERYLPYREQSFEAMVQCVAEAARGRGRVLDLACGCGSVTERLLKGIPEIQVVGVDIDPVLLKIARAPLRGRNG